The genomic interval CTGGTTTCAGGAACGCGGCTGTAAAATCTGGAACGAATGGTGCACCCCCGCCAAAGTTCCCTACGGCCACGATGAAGCAACCCTGAAGGCGATGGCCGCCGAAAAAGACCTCGGTCCGATCTACGGCTTCCAGTGGCGCAATTTTAACGGACACTATGAATTCGGGTCCGCCGACTTTACCGGCGGGATTGATCAGCTGGCCAAGGCCATTGAAACCCTCAAAACCGATCCCGACAGCCGCCGCATTCTGGTGAACGCCTGGAACCCGCAGCAGCTCGATCAGATGGCGCTCGTGCCCTGCCACTATTCCTATCAGCTGCTCTGCAACGACGGCATCCTCGACCTGCTCTGGAATCAGCGTTCCTGCGATATCTTTCTCGGCATCCCCTTCAATATCGCGTCCTACGGACTGCTGCTCGAACTCATCGCCAGAGAATGCGGCCTGCAAGCCGGTAAACTGATCGGCTTCCTCGGCGACGCCCATATTTATGTCAACCACCTCGATCAGCTTAACGAACAGATGAAACGCAAACCCTTTGCCCCGCCGACGCTGAGACTCGAGGGATATGATTCCATTTTCGACTGGGAGTGGCGGCACGCCTCACTCGACGGCTACGAATGTCACCCGGCAATCAAAGGCGAGGTGGCGGTTTAATGAAAGCAATTGTTGCCCGCTCACAAAACGGCGTCATCGGAAAAGACGGCGGCCTGCCCTGGCACTGCAAAGGCGATCTGCAGTTTTTTAAACGCACGACCATGAACCGTAAAATCGTCGTCGGCCGCACCACCTTCGAAGGCCTGCCGCCGCTGAAAGGACGGGAAATTTTCGTCCTCACCCGTAACCCCGATGCCGCATTCAAAAACGCAACCGCCATTCATTCCGCCGATGAAATTCCGGCAGACGCCATCCTCTGCGGCGGCGCGGCTGTTTATGATTTAACCCTGGAACTTTGCGACGAAATCCTCGTTACCACCGTCAAACAGGACGTCGAAGGCGACACATTTTTCAATGACGCCTGGCTCGATGGGTTTTCCCGGCACGAAATCCTCGAAGAAACCGCCGAATATTCCATCGTTTCCTACCGCCGCATATCCTGAGCAACGTCCCGAACAGGTTCGGAATCGTTTGCACACCGGATAGCCACGACCTGTAGGCCGGGTGCCCCTCCCGGCGCACCGTTTATTCGATCCTTAAAAACCGGCCACGCGTTCGATCACCCAGAACATCGCCACGGTGCCAATGGCATAAGGCGGGATCCAGGAAGACCATGCCGGTATCGGCAGCCTGAATTTCTGTGCCACCCCGAGAAAAGAAAGGACCGCTGCAACAAACAGCAACTGACCGGCCTCAACACCGACATTAAAAAAGAGCAGCGCTGCGGGAATGGCGTGCTGCGGCAGGCCGATCTCGGAAAGGGCTCCGGCAAAACCCAGCCCGTGCAGCAGACCGAAGGAAAGCGTCACCAGCCAGGGCGATTTTTCGGTAATGCCGGGGCGCCCCTGTCGCCCATGGATAATTTCACACGCCACAAATACAATACTCAGCGCAATAATGGCCTCCACCGGCGGGGCGGGCACATGTACAAATCCTAATGAAGCCAAAGCCAACGTAATGCTGTGTGCCACGGTAAACGTCGTAATCGCTCCGGTCAGTTTTTTCCAGCCTTTCACCAGAATCAGCAGCGCCAGCACAAACAGAAGATGGTCCGTTCCTTCAAGAATATGCTCAAGACCAAGCACAAAATAGGTTCCGGCCACAGCCGCCTGCGACGGTGCCCCCGTAATGGAAAACTTCTGATCATCCGGCGTCAGTCGCAACGTCTGTTCGGAACCGTCTTTAAGCTGGATGCGGACGAGCAGATCATTGGTTTCCAGCTCCTGAATACCGATAGACTTATTCATCAAACCGTCAGGAATGGAAATACGCCACGTTTTAACGGTTCCGCCTTCGATAATCCGGGTGATGGGTTCGGAGCGTTCAACCGCGCCCTCGGGAAACACAATGGAGAAGGGTTTTCCGAACTCCGGAATACGCACCAGCACCCCGACATCGCTTTCGTGTTCGCGCAGCTCCAGATAGGCTGTATTCATTTCGTGGGCTGATGATGTGAAAACAATCAGCCATAATGAGCACAGGAAAGCATAAACCCCCATGCGTCTGATTCGATGAGGCCTTTGGGTATTGTTTGCCGCCATATTATTGCTCAATCTGCACGCCGTATTTGGATTCCAGGTCGTTGTAAAACCGATCAAGCTGTTGGAGTCGGATCTGGTTTTCCCATTCAAAAATAACGAGATTGCGGATTTGGTCCAGTTCCGGAAGCACTCCGTTTTCATCGCAGAACAGATCGGCGTTTTCGCAGAGATAAACGGCCAGCTCTTCATCGGTCGGCTCACGGACAACCGCCTCCTCTTCAACCATCAGCTCCAGTTTCTGGCGGATGCGCTGCCGGATAACCGGATCATTCTGATCAAGCCCCAGCGCCAGCCCTTCACGCACGGCAAGCTCTTCGCGGATGTGGTCGTGCAGAAGTTCCTGCAGTTCTTCAGCGGTCGGATCGCGGTTCCAGTCACGGGAAAACTCTTCCGTCAGCTGACGGACCGCGGACTCGGTAATCACCAGGCGTTCAGCCCGGTCCGGCCGGTTCAGCCAGGCATAGGCCCCGAAAAAGAGCGCGCCAAGCAGTACAAAATGAAGCAGAGGTTCTTTAAACAGTTGCATGCGGTCTTTAAACACCAAAGTGGGCGGATTTGCGATAGAATATCGCGGCTGAAAAGGATTGTATGCACCTGCATGCCACTTCATTCTAAACGGCTGAAACGGAGAGATGACCTATGAAAGCTATGGTGTTATATGCCAATGCGGGCAACGGCCACCGGCGGGCGGCCGAAGCACTGGCGGCGGTCTGTGAACAGGACCCTCGCTTTTCAGACGTCCGGCTGATTGATGCGCTGGAATATACCAACAAGGTTTTCCAGGAACTCTATGCCAACCTCTATATCGAAACCGTTAAAAAGGCGCCGGCACTCTGGAAATATATATTCAACGACACCGATCAGCCCTGGGTGAAGGAAAAGGGGCGGATGCTGATGCACCGCATGCAGAGCCTGCCGCTGGTGAAGGAAATCAGAAAATACCAGCCGGATCTCTGCTTCAGCACCCATTTTATGCCGTCCGACATTATTTCCACCATGATCCGGAAACACGGTCTGGCTACCGATCTGAATGTGGTTGTGACGGATTACTATGTGCACGCCTCCTGGCTGGAGTCGTACATCAGCCGGATTTATGTGGCCAAGGAGGAGAGCCGGGAACAGCTGCGCGTACTGAAATATCCTCCCAAGAGAATCGAGGTGCTCGGCATCCCGATTGATCCGAAATTTGAAACCCTTGGCGACCCCGCACCCTTTTTCCAAAAACATAACGTCGATCCCGGACTTCCGCTGATTCTCCTCAGCGCCGGCGCATTCGGCGTGATGTCCGGTGAAGATATGGCGCATATGCTCAGCGGCATCCGGCAGCCGTGCAACCTGGCGATCATCTGCGGCAACAATAAAAAACTGAAGGCCGCGATTGAAAAATATATCGGGGAAAATCCGGCGGAAAATATCAACTACCACGTCCTCGGCTTTACCACGGAAATGCATGAATGGATGGCCATGGCGTCGCTCTTCATCGGAAAACCCGGAGGACTGAGCACTGCTGAATGTCTGGCCTGCGGCCTGCCGATGCTGATCTGGAACCCGATTCCCGGGCAGGAGGTGTTCAACTCGGTGTATCTGCTCGAAAACGGCGCGGCATTTAGTCCTGATAACATCACCACACTGCCCTACCGCATTGACGAGCTGCTGAAAAATCCGGAAAAACTGGAGCGTATGCGCGCCAATGCGCGGGCCCTCGGCCGGCCTTCCGCCGCCCGCGATATTGTCAACAACGCGGTCGAACACATGAACGAAGGCATCATTCTCATCCCCAGAACATAATATTGCTGATGATAACATAGAGAACATTAACCGCCGGAAAGCGCAGTAAACGCGAAACTGAAAACAAACCCGGAAAAACCTTACATTCCCTTCGTTTTTTCACGGTTAAAACATGCTTATGAACACGTGTTTAAAATTTCCGGAAAACTTTGTCTGGGGCAGCGCGGCGTCCGGCCATCAGATCGAAGGTAACAACCGGCACTCTAACTGGTGGCACTGGGAACTGGCCTCCGAAACCCGGCCCAGTTCCGGAAGAGCGGTGGATTACTGGAACCGCTTCGAGGAAGACCACGCCCTGATGAAACAGATGGGCCTTCAGGCCTTTCGTGTCGGCATCGAATGGGCACGGGTGGAGCCCGAAGAGGGCCGGTTCGATGAAGCCGCCATTGCGCATTACCGCAGCATTTTCGAGTCATTGAAAAAACACGGCCTGAAAATCTGCCTGACCCTTCACCACTGGGTCGTCCCCGAATGGGCCGCGAAAAAAGGCGACTGGCGGAATCCGGAAATGGTGGATTGGTTCCTGCGCTATGTAGAGCGCATGGTTCAGGAATTCGGTTCTTTTCCGTATCAATGGATTACCCTGAATGAACCGATGGTGGCGGCGCTGGCCGGTTATTTTTCGGCCGACTTTCCGCCGGGCCGCCGGAATTATTTTGAATTGCGCCGGGTGGTTCGTCATATGCTCCAGGCCCATGCCGGAGCCTATCAGATTATCCATCGATACGACCCCGATGCGGAGGTAGGCTATGCCATGGCCTATCCGGATCTGCAAACGTGGGGATCCCGCGGGCCGGCCGGAGGGTACGAGCGGCTGGCCGCAGCCATCGGCCGGCGTTTTGTGAACGATGCCTGGGACTATTCCGTTAAAACCGGAAAAATGCATCCGGTTTACGGAAGAGGAAAAATCCCGGGCCTGAAAAATTCCATCGATTTCTGCGGGGTGAATTATTATTTCCGGATGACACTGCGCTTTTCTCTGAAACATTGGCGCACCGGTTTTATTGATCCCGAAGCCACGCCGGAGGGCATTGAAAAAAATGATTACGGCTGGCAGATCTGGCCGCCCGGCATCCGCACCGTTATTTCCCGCGTCTGGCAAACCTTTGGAAAACCGATTGTCATCACCGAAAACGGTATTGCCGACCGGACCGATGAAAAACGCGCCGCCTACATCATTGAACATTTAAAACAGGTTTACCAATGTCTGGAAGCGGGCATTCCGGTGCTGGGATATTACCACTGGTCGTTCATCGATAATTTTGAGTGGAAAGAGGGTTTTGATATGTGTTTCGGTCTGGTGGATGTTGACCCCGACGATCCTGAGCTGAAACGGAAACCCCGCAGAAGTGCCGAAATATACAGCGAAATCATCAAAAACAACGGCATCTGCTGTTAAGGTGTACAGGAGATAAATTATGACGGTCTGGATTCTTTTGGCAGGGCTGTTTCAGGTACTCGGAATTGTTTCGACCATCCATGTGCTGATGACCGGCCGTACCTCGCAGGGGACTATTGCCTGGGGCGTTTCGCTGAATACTTTTCCGCTGCTGGCCGTGCCGGCCTACTGGATTCTCGGGCGCAGTAAATTTGAGGGCTATGTGACCGCCAAACGGATGATCGGCTCCGATTTCGAGAAGGAATACAAAGGGCTGATCGACCGCCTGTCGAACTACCGGATTCCTGCGGAGGAACTGCCCGCCGGACTAAAGGCCGGTGAACTGCTGGCGGATCTGCCCCTTTTAACAGGCAATCACATCGAACTGCTCATCAACGGAGAAAAAACCTTTGAAAGCATATTGTCGGGAATTGAACTGGCTGAACACTATATCCTTTTCCAGTTTTTCATTGTGCATGACGACGAAATCGGACGGCGGATCGGAAAGGCCCTGGCGGAAAAAGCGCAACAGGGTCTTACGGTCTATTTTCTCTATGATGAAATCGGGAGCCATGATCTGCCGGCCGGATATCTCAGCAACCTGAAAAACGCCGGTGTTGCCGTACATGCCTTTAATACGCGGAAGGGCCCGCGCAACCGGTTTCAGATCAACTTCCGGAATCACCGCAAAGTGGTTGTGGCCGATGGAAAAACCGCCTGGGTTGGCGGACACAACGTCGGGGATGAATATCTGGGAAAACATCCGAAATTCGGAAACTGGCGGGACACGCATATTCGGATAACCGGTCCGGCCGCCCTTTCCGCCCAGCTCTCCTTCTGCACCGACTGGCACTGGGCCTCCGACGATCCCCTGCTTCACCTGAACTGGAAACCGGAACCCGCAGCAGAGGCGGACATACCCGCTCTTCTGGTTCCATCGGGCCCGGCCGATGAACTTGAAGCCGCGTCACTGATGTTTCTGCAGGCCATTAATTCGGCCACTAAACGCATCTGGATTCAGAGCCCTTATTTTGTGCCCGACGATGCCATCATCTCGGCCCTGCAGCTGGCCGCTCTGCGCGGCGTGGATGTGCGCATTCTGATTCCGGACAGCATCGATCATCTCGCGGTCTGGCTCTGCGCCTTTTCCTATTTCGACCGCGCCACGGAAACCGGTGCCCGGATTTATCGTTATACCCGCGGCTTTCTCCATGCCAAAACCATTCTGGTCGACGACAAAATCGCCGCCGTCGGAACCGCGAATCTCGATAACCGCTCCCTCCGCCTCAATTTTGAAATCACGGCGTGGATTTTCGACTCCGCCTTCGCTGCCGAAATGGAAGCCATGTATCTGACGGATTTTGAGGACTCCCGCCTCATGACCGCCGATGATCTGGACTGCCGCCCGTGGTGGTTCAAGCTGGCCGTGCGTTTCGCCCGCCTTACGGCCCCCATTCAATAATTCCGACATCGCGCATTCAACGCCGTACCGGAAACCCGGTCTAAACGTGCGAGAAAGTGCCGGGGGCTAAACGTATGTACCTGTTTGAAATCGATAAACCGAATAACAGTATGCACATCATGCTGGCGGATCATTTTACCGAAGAAGAAGCCCTCGAACTGCTCGAAAAATGCAAAGCCCGCATTGAAGAAGTGAACCCCGAGTACAAAATTCTGTGCGACCTGACGGCACTCGAAACCTTTGAGCACCCCGCAAAAATGATCTACCGCAACATCATGGATCTCTTTAATGCCACCGGTGCCAAAAAGATTATCCGTCTGTTTTCCGATCCGAGACAGACCTTCGGGATGAATATTATGTCGACCTTCCACTATACCGACGATGTCGAAATTGTGAGCACCGATTCGCTGCTCCACGCACTCAAGCATTTGAAATAAACGGCATCCTGTTTGTATTTCCGTCGGTCACTCTCAGGAAAACATGTAGTTCCAACCCATCTTTTCATTCTTTTCAAGTTTCCCTTTCATTCGTAATATCAATGACTTAAGGTCCTCGCCATTTTTAAGGGAGAGCTGACCATGAATGTACATTCCGCCATACAGAGCCACCGCTCCGTGCGGCATTTCGATCCGGACCACACCATGAGTGACCAGGAAATTGAAAAACTCCTGTCGCTCGCACTGCATTCCCCCTCCGCATTCAACATACAGAACTGGCGCTTTGTGATAATGCAGAATGCAGAACTGCGCAGGCAGTTGCGAAAAGTATCCTGGAACCAGCAGCAGGTCACCGACGCCTCCCTGCTGATCATTATCTGCGCCGACCTCAAAGCCTGGAAAAAGGAACCGATCCGCTACTGGAACTCCGCCCCGCTACCCGTGCAGGAATACATCGCCCCCGCAATCCGGCAATATTATTACCAGGAACTTGATCCGGTCCAGCGCGATGAAACCATGCGTTCCTGCGGTATCGCCGCCCAGACCATTATGCTTGCAGCAAAATCAATGGGCTACGATTCCTGCCCCATGGACGGATTCAGTTTTGAAGAAGTCGCTGAAATCATCAACCTGCCCGACGACCACGCCATCTGCATGTTCGTCGCCATCGGCAAAGCCCTGAAAAACCCTGCCCCGAAAAAAAGGATGTCCCTCTCCGAATTCGTCATGAGGAACAGCTTTTGACAAAATCGCACCACCAGCCCTTTCCATCTTCGGAAACGTTCTGCTATGTTGCGCCGATGCAGTCAAAACCCGTCATACAGATGCTTCCGGATCAGGTGATCAATAAGATTGCCGCTGGTGAAGTGGTCGAACGCCCGGCCTCGGTCATGAAGGAATTATTTGAAAATTCGCTCGATGCCGGAGCCACACAGATTGATGTGGAAGTGATTCGCGGCGGGCGGCAGTTAATCTCGATTACAGACAACGGTTGCGGGATGACCCGCGATCAGGCACTGCTATCGATTGAGCGGCACGCCACCAGCAAAATCCGGTCGGAAGCGGATATTGAAAACATCCGGACCATGGGATTCCGCGGTGAGGCCCTCGCGGCGATTTCCTCGGTTTCCCGTTTTACGCTCATTACCCGCCCGGAAGAGGAGCTGGCCGGAACCGAAATTCAGATTGCCGGCGGAAAATTTCTAAGCTGCGAGGATATCGGCTGCCCGGTCGGTACACGCATCGAAATCCGCAATCTTTTCTTTAATGTGCCGGCCCGCCGGAAATTTCTGCGGGCGGAACAGACCGAGCTTTCCCACATTCGTCAACTCTTTCTGGTCATGGCGCTTGCCCATCCGGATATCGGTATGTCGCTGAAGGTGGATGAGCGCATGGTCCATAACCTGCCCATGTCCGGAAAAATGGAAGACCGTATTTCGGAACTCTATAACCATGGATTTTTCGAGCAGCTGCGCGAAATCAGCCATTCGGATTCCGATTATAAAATCTCAGGCTATGCCGGCCTGCCGCAGACCGGACGGAAGGACCGGCAGGATCAGTATATTTTTGTAAACGGGCGCCCGGCTTCGGCGCCGGTGGTTTTCCATGCCCTGAACGAGGCCTACCATGCGCTCGTCACGAAGGGCCGTTATCCCGCCGTCTTTCTTTTCATCGAAATGGAACCTTCGCTGGTTGATGTTAATGTGCACCCTACTAAAAAAGAGGTCCGCTTCCGTAAACCCAATCAGCTGCGCGATGCCATTGTTGAAGCGCTTTCGAAGGCGCTGCGTGTTCAGCATGAAGAATTCAGGGTTCAGGATACGGGATCCCTTATTCCTTCGGACGATGAAAGGATCGATCTTCCTCCCCCTCGCCCCCCACCCCCACTCCCCCTCCGGCTGCCGTTCGCCCGAAGATTGAAACGCAGAAGCAGATGGAGGATATCCTCAGAAAACCGGAACCGCTGCTGGAGCGTAAGGCCGATCGAGTCAGGAGACTGGAAAAACAACGTCCCCGTTGTCCGGGCACGGAGAACCGTGTTCCTCCGGAAAAAACCGCCCCGCTTCCCCTCGCCGGCTGTCGAGGACAAACCTAAATCCCCATGGGGATGGTGTCGGATTGTCGGACAGATCGGCGGAAGTTATGTCGTATTGGAAACGGAAGAAGGCTATGTGCTGATGGAGCCGCGGGCGGCACATGAACGGGTACTGTTTGAAAAGTTTATTCACGCCGCACGTGCCCACGCGGTTCAGAAACAGGGTCTGCTTGCACCCGAAACCGTGGAACTGCTGCCCGCCGATGCGCAGATCGTCCGCTCACATATCGACATTCTGAACGAACTGGGTTTCGGGGTTTCCGATTTCGGCGGCGATACTTTCATGGTGGATGCGCTGCCGGTGTATGTGCAGGATAATCCGGTGGAATCAATGCTGATTGAAATTGCGCGGGCACTGGAAAAAGCCGGTAAAAAACGGGGTGCCCGGGAACTGCTGCAGGAACAGATTGCACAGACCGCCTGCCAGATGGCGGTACGGACTTCGGACCAGCTTTCCGATGCCGCCATTGAAAAACTCGTTGCCGATCTGGCCGGAACTGAAATGCCCTATACATCTCCACGCGGCCGACCCACGCTGATTTTTACCAGTTTTTCGGAACTGGACCGAAAGTTCAGCCGGAATTAATGTTTCCCGAGCTGCCGGAAATTTTTTGCGATTTTATAGCGGTGACGCCCCTCTTCGATCAGGCGTGTAAAATGCTTCCGTGCTTTGGCATAGCGTTCGCGCTCTTCCGGCGTAAAAGCATCGGCATTTTCGATCTTCAGCAGTTCGAACGGATCCTCCGCCATACGAAGCGTGTTGTGCAGCGACCGGATAATGTCATTCGCACGGCGCTGGTACTCTTCGGCCTGCAGAGCAAGCGAAGCCTGGTTTGCCCCGAGAAAACCGAAGAATGAATCGGACGAGTTTGCCGTCATGGTGCGCAGGTTCAACATGGAGAGTACAGCTTTGACGTTTCCCGCCAGAATGTTGAGAAACCGCCCGAATTGTTCGTCGGTATCATTTTCACCGGCTGTACGCCGGATGGAATAGCCGGCATGCTGCCGCGCCACACGCAGCAGAAAGAGAATCTCCTCGTAATCCTCCAGTCTGATTTCCGGACCTGTCGACTGCGGGGCACGCAGCATTTTCGCAGCGTGTTCAAAGTAGACATCGCGCCGTGCCAGGTGCACCGGGCGGTTCTGCTGGAAATGATCGATTGGTTTCACAGTGAAAATCTACCAGAAATCAGCAAAGGTTCGAGGTTAGATTAAGAATTTATCCCATCGGGGTATTTACAGCGGGCACCGCCCGGGCTGTGCCATTGATGATGGCGGCGTAGCAATAAGGCCATCAGCGGCGTCTTTTTTTCTGTTTTCCGTAACGATCATGCCAGAGGTGTTTAAACCACATACGACCGGTGGCCACAATAAGCAGAAGACCGGATATAATGATGGATATCGCAAAAATCAGATTGGCACGGCTGTGTGCGGGCAGATCCCCCGGATCGCGGTGGCCCTCCAGCCAGAACAGCAGTCCCAGAATGAAAACCACAATGGCTCCGATCATCGGAGCCGGTTCAGGCTTCATTTTGAACATCGGTACTTTTCCGCGACTGGGTATCATGAGGCTCTTTCGTTTTACTTAAATTCATCTATTAAGATACGTGAATGGCGAAAAAACAGACAGAATAATAACAAAAAATAGAAACCGCTGATTCTTTTCACCGCGAAGTTCCCGCAAACTGCTTTATTATTTCCACCAGATCCTGCTGTCGAATGGGTTTCGAAATATACGCATCCATACCCTGTTCCATGAATTTCTCGCGATCCCCCTTCATGGCGTGCGCGGTAATGGCCACAATCGGGGTTCTCCGGTCGTCGCCCTCCTGAGCTCGAATCATACCGGTGGCTTTGAGCCCGTCGAGAACCGGCATCTGAATATCCATCAGAATGAGGTCAAACCGGGGGCGCTCTTCAATGGGCATGACCAACCTGAGAAGATCAAGGGCT from Verrucomicrobia bacterium S94 carries:
- the thyA gene encoding thymidylate synthase, which encodes MNIDQVYRQVVEKVLREGKRKTNRTGTDTISVSGCMIDYDMANGFPLLTTKKMAWKTLRVELEGFIKGVTDKAWFQERGCKIWNEWCTPAKVPYGHDEATLKAMAAEKDLGPIYGFQWRNFNGHYEFGSADFTGGIDQLAKAIETLKTDPDSRRILVNAWNPQQLDQMALVPCHYSYQLLCNDGILDLLWNQRSCDIFLGIPFNIASYGLLLELIARECGLQAGKLIGFLGDAHIYVNHLDQLNEQMKRKPFAPPTLRLEGYDSIFDWEWRHASLDGYECHPAIKGEVAV
- a CDS encoding dihydrofolate reductase → MSPGNQRRGGGLMKAIVARSQNGVIGKDGGLPWHCKGDLQFFKRTTMNRKIVVGRTTFEGLPPLKGREIFVLTRNPDAAFKNATAIHSADEIPADAILCGGAAVYDLTLELCDEILVTTVKQDVEGDTFFNDAWLDGFSRHEILEETAEYSIVSYRRIS
- a CDS encoding HupE/UreJ family protein, with product MGVYAFLCSLWLIVFTSSAHEMNTAYLELREHESDVGVLVRIPEFGKPFSIVFPEGAVERSEPITRIIEGGTVKTWRISIPDGLMNKSIGIQELETNDLLVRIQLKDGSEQTLRLTPDDQKFSITGAPSQAAVAGTYFVLGLEHILEGTDHLLFVLALLILVKGWKKLTGAITTFTVAHSITLALASLGFVHVPAPPVEAIIALSIVFVACEIIHGRQGRPGITEKSPWLVTLSFGLLHGLGFAGALSEIGLPQHAIPAALLFFNVGVEAGQLLFVAAVLSFLGVAQKFRLPIPAWSSWIPPYAIGTVAMFWVIERVAGF
- a CDS encoding glycosyltransferase; its protein translation is MKAMVLYANAGNGHRRAAEALAAVCEQDPRFSDVRLIDALEYTNKVFQELYANLYIETVKKAPALWKYIFNDTDQPWVKEKGRMLMHRMQSLPLVKEIRKYQPDLCFSTHFMPSDIISTMIRKHGLATDLNVVVTDYYVHASWLESYISRIYVAKEESREQLRVLKYPPKRIEVLGIPIDPKFETLGDPAPFFQKHNVDPGLPLILLSAGAFGVMSGEDMAHMLSGIRQPCNLAIICGNNKKLKAAIEKYIGENPAENINYHVLGFTTEMHEWMAMASLFIGKPGGLSTAECLACGLPMLIWNPIPGQEVFNSVYLLENGAAFSPDNITTLPYRIDELLKNPEKLERMRANARALGRPSAARDIVNNAVEHMNEGIILIPRT
- a CDS encoding glycoside hydrolase family 1 protein, whose translation is MLMNTCLKFPENFVWGSAASGHQIEGNNRHSNWWHWELASETRPSSGRAVDYWNRFEEDHALMKQMGLQAFRVGIEWARVEPEEGRFDEAAIAHYRSIFESLKKHGLKICLTLHHWVVPEWAAKKGDWRNPEMVDWFLRYVERMVQEFGSFPYQWITLNEPMVAALAGYFSADFPPGRRNYFELRRVVRHMLQAHAGAYQIIHRYDPDAEVGYAMAYPDLQTWGSRGPAGGYERLAAAIGRRFVNDAWDYSVKTGKMHPVYGRGKIPGLKNSIDFCGVNYYFRMTLRFSLKHWRTGFIDPEATPEGIEKNDYGWQIWPPGIRTVISRVWQTFGKPIVITENGIADRTDEKRAAYIIEHLKQVYQCLEAGIPVLGYYHWSFIDNFEWKEGFDMCFGLVDVDPDDPELKRKPRRSAEIYSEIIKNNGICC
- the cls gene encoding cardiolipin synthase produces the protein MTVWILLAGLFQVLGIVSTIHVLMTGRTSQGTIAWGVSLNTFPLLAVPAYWILGRSKFEGYVTAKRMIGSDFEKEYKGLIDRLSNYRIPAEELPAGLKAGELLADLPLLTGNHIELLINGEKTFESILSGIELAEHYILFQFFIVHDDEIGRRIGKALAEKAQQGLTVYFLYDEIGSHDLPAGYLSNLKNAGVAVHAFNTRKGPRNRFQINFRNHRKVVVADGKTAWVGGHNVGDEYLGKHPKFGNWRDTHIRITGPAALSAQLSFCTDWHWASDDPLLHLNWKPEPAAEADIPALLVPSGPADELEAASLMFLQAINSATKRIWIQSPYFVPDDAIISALQLAALRGVDVRILIPDSIDHLAVWLCAFSYFDRATETGARIYRYTRGFLHAKTILVDDKIAAVGTANLDNRSLRLNFEITAWIFDSAFAAEMEAMYLTDFEDSRLMTADDLDCRPWWFKLAVRFARLTAPIQ
- a CDS encoding nitroreductase family protein → MNVHSAIQSHRSVRHFDPDHTMSDQEIEKLLSLALHSPSAFNIQNWRFVIMQNAELRRQLRKVSWNQQQVTDASLLIIICADLKAWKKEPIRYWNSAPLPVQEYIAPAIRQYYYQELDPVQRDETMRSCGIAAQTIMLAAKSMGYDSCPMDGFSFEEVAEIINLPDDHAICMFVAIGKALKNPAPKKRMSLSEFVMRNSF
- the mutL gene encoding DNA mismatch repair endonuclease MutL, with amino-acid sequence MTKSHHQPFPSSETFCYVAPMQSKPVIQMLPDQVINKIAAGEVVERPASVMKELFENSLDAGATQIDVEVIRGGRQLISITDNGCGMTRDQALLSIERHATSKIRSEADIENIRTMGFRGEALAAISSVSRFTLITRPEEELAGTEIQIAGGKFLSCEDIGCPVGTRIEIRNLFFNVPARRKFLRAEQTELSHIRQLFLVMALAHPDIGMSLKVDERMVHNLPMSGKMEDRISELYNHGFFEQLREISHSDSDYKISGYAGLPQTGRKDRQDQYIFVNGRPASAPVVFHALNEAYHALVTKGRYPAVFLFIEMEPSLVDVNVHPTKKEVRFRKPNQLRDAIVEALSKALRVQHEEFRVQDTGSLIPSDDERIDLPPPRPPPPLPLRLPFARRLKRRSRWRISSENRNRCWSVRPIESGDWKNNVPVVRARRTVFLRKKPPRFPSPAVEDKPKSPWGWCRIVGQIGGSYVVLETEEGYVLMEPRAAHERVLFEKFIHAARAHAVQKQGLLAPETVELLPADAQIVRSHIDILNELGFGVSDFGGDTFMVDALPVYVQDNPVESMLIEIARALEKAGKKRGARELLQEQIAQTACQMAVRTSDQLSDAAIEKLVADLAGTEMPYTSPRGRPTLIFTSFSELDRKFSRN